Sequence from the bacterium CG_4_10_14_0_2_um_filter_33_32 genome:
TTACGAAATCTTGATATAGAAAAAGTTGTGATGAAAATTATAAAATCAGACGAAGAAAATCGACTTTTAGAAGAGTAAATTTAATAGGTCCGCCCTCACTTACAGTTTTTGGCGGACTTCAGTCTTGATAAAGAATGTATATTTCGAGACTTAAGAAAGGGGAATAATATGCAGACAATTGAAGTTGTAAATATAAAATGCGACGGCTGTGAAGCCAGTATAATGGCGGCTTTAACCAAGGCTGGTCTAAAAAATGTATCAGTTGATCATACTTGCCAAAGAGTAAATTTTGATGGTGATGAAAACACCGCTAAAAAAGTTTTATCCAAAATGGGTTATCCGGAAAAAAATTCAGAAGAGGCTAAAAGCTTGCTTAAAAAAGCCAAATCATTTTATTCTTGCGCTATCGGTAAAATAAAAAAGTAAGCTAACATAACTTAATTAACTAAAGGATCTTTTATGAAGAAAAAATCTTATTTAATTCTAAGTATTTTCCTCTCTATTTTTATCGTAACCTCCATCAAAGCAGCTGGTAGCGCACCATCTGTTTATAATAGTGATGCCAAAAGTCTTCTTGAGATGTTATGGGCTAAACTGGATGAAGCTATAGTCTCTAATTACAACGTATCCGTGCTTCTTCGTTATCATGATCATGAAGGATCTACAGGAGATGGTTCGTTTGTAACCAAAGGTCTTCCTATAGGTACCAATGGCATAGAGAATGGGGCTATTACAAGTGCAAAGCTTTCAACAGTAGCAAAAACTCGCGTGGCTAATACCTTAATGGGAGATATAGATGCTGGTGTTAACAAAGAAATACCGGTGTTTATAGTAACAAATAATACTACTATTACCGCTATATCAATTGTCAGTGATTTTATAAATAGAAATGATACTGACTATACAACATTCAGCACTTCATACTGGTATAATGGCTCACCAGCAATTATGCATTCTGTTAACACTAAGGTAAGCGGTGGTCAGGCTTTTACTGGAGCATTTAGACCAATCACATTTACATACGGAATAACAAGTAACCCAGTTTATTCGGGTTCCACGGTAACCTTTAAAAAAACAGATTCGGGTGCAGGAAGAGCAGTTACTAACCTAGCGATTACTATCGAGTATACGATCTCAGAATAAATATGTGGAAATTCGTAATTTAAAATTTAATATTCATTATCAAAGAAGGTGTTAATGGGAAAAAGGCCAATAGGAGTTACAATTATTGCTATTTTATCAGCAATAGGAGAAGTATTTGATATTTTAGGCGGATTAAGTATGATGTCTGTTGCCAGAAGTCTTGATACTATAGCTTGAGTGATAGGTATATCTGTTAGTTATCCGTTATTTTCGGCTTCAATTTGGGCATTTATTTTAATTGCTGTTAGTATTGTTGAACTAATAGCAGCTTACGGGGCATGGAATCTTAAACAATGGTCATGGAATTTGCTTGTAGGAATAATGATTTTTGGAATTATTCAGAGTTTATTGTTTATTTCTGTATCAGGCATAGGTGGAGTTATTTTTGGCTTGATAATAGATGGCATTGTTCTTTATTATCTTTTCCAGATAAAAAACGCTTTTGTAAATAAATAAGATTTTTTCTTACAAAAACATAGCTATCACTTGGCTATGTTTTTGTTTTGCAATATAATAAATTTATGAATGATTCCTTAACGCTTAAAGAATTACAGGCATACGTTAAAAAAACTCTTAAGGAACGTGGTTTTGATGATGAGACAGTTGAACAAAAACTGCTTCTTTTAGTTGAAGAAGTAGGAGAGCTAGCAAAAGCGCTAAGAAAACATTCAGGTATAAAGATTGACAAAAATCGTCCACAGGGCGAGGTAGAACACGAAATAGCTGACTGTTTTATTTATATTTTAGATATCTGTAATAAATTAAATATCGATATTGAAAAAGCTTTTTGGTCAAAGGAAAAAATTAACAAACAAAGGCATTGGGCTTAATTAGCTCAATGAAATTTATCTTATGATTTTAGCGTTTATGTTTGGTTTAATAGCTGGCCTTGCGCTTTTCATCGGCGCCCTTGTAGGTATATACCTTAAACCGAGTAAAAAAACATCAGCCAAGATAATGGCTTTTGGAAGCGGGGTACTTATCTCTGCTATAACTTTCGATCTTATTGAAGATGCATATCAAAATGGTGGTATTTTACCAATTTCAGCCGGCATTATTTTAGGAACACTGGCTTTTGTTTTAGGAGATTGGTTAATTGGTAAAAGAGGCGGACACCACAGAAAACACCTTAAAAGCGAAAGAAGCGATTTTAAGGGAGAAGCTAATAGTCTTGCTATTACGTTCGGCGCTTTACTAGATGGAATTCCTGAATCTGTAATTATAGGAACTAGTCTTTTAGCTGGTAAAGGAGCAGGAATTTTAATGTTTGTAGCGGTATTTCTTTCAAATATACCAGAAGGTATTTCCGGAGTTTATGGAATAACAAAAGCTAAAAAAAATAAAATTTTTATATTGGCTTTGTGGCTTTTTATAGCGATTATTTGCGGGTTTTCATCTTATTTTGGCTATAGATACTTAGCCGGCGCTTCTGATATGTTAATGGCCTTGGTATCTTCGGTTGCTGCAGGATCAATTCTGGCTATGATAACAGATACAATGATCCCAGAAGCATATGAAGAAGGTGGCGTATTTGTCGCTCTTTCAACTGTTTTTGGATTTTTGGTTTCTTTTATAGTATCAAAATTAACTTAAAAAGGAGGCGAAATGAAAATTTTTAGATGTCAAATTTGCTGTGAAGCTTATATAGGCAACAGCAAGCCAAGTCACTGTCCATATTGCGGAGCCCATGATAATTTTTTGATCTTGGCCTCCGAATGGAAAGAAGAAAACATAGGACTCGAACTCTCGCAAAATTCAAAAGAATATTTACAAAAAGCCTTAAAGCTTGAACTTGATAATGCGGCATTCTATAAATGTATATCAAAAACAGTAACGGATCCGGAAATATCGGGAATGTTTAAATTTTTAGGCAAGGTGGAGGCGGAACATGCCTCAGTATTTAAAAAAATGCTTGGGCTGAAAAAAATTGATGTGGTAGAAACAGAATGCTTTACCGATATTAAAAAAGATTTAGAAGAGTCTAGCTTTAGAGAGAATAGAGCTATAAATTTCTATAGGGAAGTAGTCCAAAAGGCACCAGAAAAAAGGATTAAGACCGTTTTTGCCGCTTTAATCCAAATTGAAACTGATCATTTTAATTTAGCTCAGGAAAAACTAAAAAACGTTAAAGAATAAAATGAAAAAAGCCTTTACTTAGGCATAAAGGCTATGTGTTGTTGTATAGAATGGGTAATATTTTTTGGTCTTCTTTTATTTCAGAAAGTACTCTTAGGGCATTATCTTTATTGTGAAATAAGGGGAAAGCGCTAAACTCATTTACCATAAACTCCAATATTTTGAATAATAAATTTTCTTTTTTGCAGCTTACTAATAATGTACAGTTTCTTTTTGCTAGCTTTAATTGCAGGGCTGAAATAAAATTGAAGAGTTTTGTTGCAACATCAATATCAATTATATTGTCTAAAATAAGTAATAAATGACCACCCGAAGATAATTCATCTAATCGATTATATAATTCAGTAAGTGCGCTATGATTTAATTCACCCGCTAATTTAATTATTTGAATATTGTTAATGTTCTCAATGTCCACACTAAAAATAAAAATCACCACCCTTTGGTGGTAATTTTAGTAAATATTTTATTTATTTTCTTTGTTTATTTATATAATTTTTTCGACTCATTTATTACAGATTCCGCAACGATTTTGGAAACATTATCATCAAAAACACTTGGAATGATATTGTTTTCATTGGGATTTTTTACGTAATCAGCCAGTGCTAAAGCTGCGGCAATTTTCATTTTATGGGTTATAGACTTAGCACCTGAATCAAGAGCACCCCTAAATACTCCGGGGAATGCCAGCACATTGTTTATTTGATTAGGATAATCGCTGCGGCCGGTTGCGACAACTCTGGCTCCCGCTTTTTTTGCTAAATCCGGTTTTATTTCAGGATTTGGATTGGCAAGAGCAAATATTATAGGATATTTAGCCATGCTTTTTACCATTTCAGGACTTAAAATATTTGGTGCTGAAACACCGATAAAAACATCAGCACCAGCATATGCTAGTGGACATATACCTTTTATATTAGGAGAAGTTACTTTTGCGATTTCTTGCTTTGCTCCATTTAAATCTTCTCTGGAACTTTCGATAATTGCCTTAGAATCGCATACAGCCAAATTTTTAAATCCATAGGACAATAGAAGTTTAGTTATAGCAGTGCCTGCTGCACCAGCGCCAGAAATAACTATTTTCGCTTCTTTATTCTTATCAACAACCCTTAGAGAATTAATTAATGCGGCAAGAACAACAATAGCAGTACCGTGCTGGTCATCATGAAAAACGGGAATAGGTAATTCTCTATCTAGTTTTTCTTCAATCTCAAAACACCTTGGTGCAGAAATATCTTCTAAATTTATACCTGCGAAACTAGAAAAAATAGCTTTCACGCTTTTTATAATCTCTTCAGTATCCTGAGTGTTTAAAATAATAGGAATCGCATCAACGTTTCCAAATTTCTTAAATAAAGCTGCTTTACCCTCCATCACAGGAAGCGCAGCCTCCGGACCAATATTTCCAAGGCCTAAAACAGCCGATCCGTCGGTAATTATAGCTACCGTATTACCTCTATTAGTATATAAATTAGTTAATTTCTTATCTTGAGCTATCGCTAAAGAAACTTCCGCCACCCCAGGAGTATAAGCTAATTTTAGAGTATCTTTATCCAAAGGAGCCTTTAAAGATATCTGAATCTTACCTTTATATTTTTTATGAAAATCTAATGCTTCATCCATAGAATCAGTTTACCAAACAAGACTAAGAATTAAAATATTTAATAATGGAAATAATTGTCATAGACAAACTGATTGCTGTATAATCAAATTGATAATAAAGGACAATATGGAAACTAACCCTAATAAGATCTATTTTGGTATTGGCTCTTTGGTTTTTTTAATAACGATAGTTTGCGGGATATTCATTTCTTCTCAGTATATGTCTATTGCAAAAACTCTAAGGGATAATTCCCCGACATCACTAAAAAAAATAACATCATGCCAAAAACTCGCAGATATTTTTGAACAACAGGGAAGATCCTATATGCGAAATGATGCAGTTTCACTTAGCGCTCCAGGCTCAGCAACCCAAAAAGGTGGAGGAGCAGAAGAAGATTATTCACAAACCAATGTTCAAGTTCAAGGAGTGGATGAAGCCGATATGGTAAAAACTGACGGAGAATATATTTATAAAGTTAAGAATAACAAAATATATATAATAAAAGCTTATCCAGCAGAAGAAGCTAAAACAGTAAAAACAATTGAGCTGGATAAAGAATCAAAAGTGGATGAAATATTTATAGACAGTAATAAGATTGTAGCAATGGGTGAAAAATATATTGAAGAAAATTTAGATAAAAGCATATTTAAAAATTATCCGGAAAAAGTTAATAGAAATTATTCATTTATAAAAATTTGGAATATAGAAAATAAAGAAAATCCAACACTAACGAGAAACGTTAAATTTGAAAGCTCTTACGCAACATCCAGAAAGATTAACAATAG
This genomic interval carries:
- a CDS encoding ferritin, which codes for MKIFRCQICCEAYIGNSKPSHCPYCGAHDNFLILASEWKEENIGLELSQNSKEYLQKALKLELDNAAFYKCISKTVTDPEISGMFKFLGKVEAEHASVFKKMLGLKKIDVVETECFTDIKKDLEESSFRENRAINFYREVVQKAPEKRIKTVFAALIQIETDHFNLAQEKLKNVKE
- a CDS encoding ZIP family zinc transporter is translated as MFGLIAGLALFIGALVGIYLKPSKKTSAKIMAFGSGVLISAITFDLIEDAYQNGGILPISAGIILGTLAFVLGDWLIGKRGGHHRKHLKSERSDFKGEANSLAITFGALLDGIPESVIIGTSLLAGKGAGILMFVAVFLSNIPEGISGVYGITKAKKNKIFILALWLFIAIICGFSSYFGYRYLAGASDMLMALVSSVAAGSILAMITDTMIPEAYEEGGVFVALSTVFGFLVSFIVSKLT
- a CDS encoding NAD-dependent malic enzyme; this translates as MDEALDFHKKYKGKIQISLKAPLDKDTLKLAYTPGVAEVSLAIAQDKKLTNLYTNRGNTVAIITDGSAVLGLGNIGPEAALPVMEGKAALFKKFGNVDAIPIILNTQDTEEIIKSVKAIFSSFAGINLEDISAPRCFEIEEKLDRELPIPVFHDDQHGTAIVVLAALINSLRVVDKNKEAKIVISGAGAAGTAITKLLLSYGFKNLAVCDSKAIIESSREDLNGAKQEIAKVTSPNIKGICPLAYAGADVFIGVSAPNILSPEMVKSMAKYPIIFALANPNPEIKPDLAKKAGARVVATGRSDYPNQINNVLAFPGVFRGALDSGAKSITHKMKIAAALALADYVKNPNENNIIPSVFDDNVSKIVAESVINESKKLYK
- a CDS encoding heavy metal transporter — translated: MQTIEVVNIKCDGCEASIMAALTKAGLKNVSVDHTCQRVNFDGDENTAKKVLSKMGYPEKNSEEAKSLLKKAKSFYSCAIGKIKK